The genomic window TGGTCGTTCCTGGTCCGTATCAATCCGTTCGGTACGGGGCTCACGCTGGAAGATCTGGCGGCGGTGGTTCGTCCGGGCCTCGACGGTATCCTCATCCCGAAGGTCAACGGCATCGAGGACGTCGATCTCGTATCGCACTATGTCGATGTGCTGGAGGTCGCAACTGGCGTTCGGCCCGGGCACGTCAAGCTGCTGGTTGTCGCGACCGAAACACCGGCCGCCATGATCGGGTTCAACGGCTACGCTCGCAAGAACGAGCGGCTGGTTGCGATGACCTGGGGGGCGGAAGACCTGAGCGCGGCCTTGGGCGCGCTCACGAACAAGGAGGCGGACGGCAACTGGACCTTCCCCTACCAGGTGGCTCGCGCGCAATGCCTGTTCGCCGCGGGTGCGGCCGGTGTCGCTGCGCTGGATACGCTCTATGCGGATTTCAAGGATCAGGACGGGCTCGCCGAGAGCTGCCGCCTCGCACGCCGCGACGGCTTCGTCGGTCGGGTCGCGATCCACCCGGATCAAGTCGCGACCATCAATACCTGTTTCACGCCCTCGGATGCCGATCTTGCGCATGCACGCCGCGTCGTCGCGGCGTTCGCCGCGGCGCCGGATGTCGGCACGGTTGGGATCGACGGGAAGATGTACGACATTCCGCATCTGGTCGCAGCGCGGCGAACCCTAGCATCGGTCGGGGAGGGACATTCGAATGGATAACAGGTCATTCTCCAATCAGCTCGACGTGCCCGAAGATCACGCCGCGATCCGTGAAGGCGTGCGTGCTGTCGTCACGCGGTTTGATGATGAGTACTGGCTGGCGCGTGACGACGACGGCGAGTTCCCGCGCGAATTCCATCGTGCCATGGCGGACGCCGGTTGGCTCGGTATTACCATGCCCGAAGAGTATGGCGGCGCCGGGCTTGGCGTCACCGAGGCAGCAATCATGATGCATGAGGTCGCGAGCCATGGTGGTGGCATGACGTCGGCGTCGGCCGTGCATATCAATCTCTTCGGGCCGCACCCGATCGTGGTGAAGGGGACCGACGACCAGAAGCGCCGCTGGGTGCCGCGCCTGGTTTCTGGTGAAGACCAATGCTGTTTCGGCTTCACCGAGCCGGATGCCGGGCTGAACACCACGCGCATCAAGACCTTTGCCGAGAAAGTTCCCGGCGGTTATCGCGTGCACGGGCAGAAGGTCTGGACGTCGACCGCGCAGGTCGCCAACAAGATCATGCTGCTGACGCGGACGACGAAATACGAGGACTGCAAGCGGCCGACCGACGGCATCACCATCTTCTATACCGATCTCGATCGTTCCAAGATCGAGGTGCGTCGCATCCCGAAGATGGGGCGCAAGGCTGTCGATTCCAACGCCATCTTCATCGATGGCCTCTTCATTCCCGAGGCGGATCGAATTGGCGAAGAAGGCAAGGGCTTCTCCTATATCCTGCACAGCCTCAATCCCGAGCGCATCCTGATCG from Bradyrhizobium zhanjiangense includes these protein-coding regions:
- a CDS encoding HpcH/HpaI aldolase/citrate lyase family protein, with amino-acid sequence MKLRSLLFVPADSERKFAKADGIGADALILDLEDSVAPGRKAFARGAVKDLLGGGPRNWSFLVRINPFGTGLTLEDLAAVVRPGLDGILIPKVNGIEDVDLVSHYVDVLEVATGVRPGHVKLLVVATETPAAMIGFNGYARKNERLVAMTWGAEDLSAALGALTNKEADGNWTFPYQVARAQCLFAAGAAGVAALDTLYADFKDQDGLAESCRLARRDGFVGRVAIHPDQVATINTCFTPSDADLAHARRVVAAFAAAPDVGTVGIDGKMYDIPHLVAARRTLASVGEGHSNG
- a CDS encoding acyl-CoA dehydrogenase family protein, which produces MDNRSFSNQLDVPEDHAAIREGVRAVVTRFDDEYWLARDDDGEFPREFHRAMADAGWLGITMPEEYGGAGLGVTEAAIMMHEVASHGGGMTSASAVHINLFGPHPIVVKGTDDQKRRWVPRLVSGEDQCCFGFTEPDAGLNTTRIKTFAEKVPGGYRVHGQKVWTSTAQVANKIMLLTRTTKYEDCKRPTDGITIFYTDLDRSKIEVRRIPKMGRKAVDSNAIFIDGLFIPEADRIGEEGKGFSYILHSLNPERILIAVEAIGIGQDALRRATRYARERVVFDRPIGQNQGIQHPLAEKWMYLESAWLMAMRAAWLYDAGKPCGAEANSAKFLGARAGHDAAWQAIMTHGGFGYAKEYHVERLFREVSITRLAPITEQLMLSFIAEKVLDLPKSY